AGGTAATCCTAAAAAGGATCCAATATTAATAGGAACTTTTACATTTAAAAAAGCTTCAATTTTTAAGGAATGTGCACAAAATCTAATCGATAGAAATGGGAGAGTTAATGGTGAGTTTTACGTGGATAGTTGTATAAATGATGCTTTATTACTTGGATATAAATGCCACGTTTTTGATGTTGATCATTATTTCTCTTGGGGGACTCCAAATGAACTTAGAACCTTCGAGTATTGGCAATCTTGTTTTCATAAGTGGAAAAGTCATGAATATTCATGGTCCAGAGATCCTTGGAAAGATAATTTAACTAATGTTTTTGAACCAGAACACTTAAAAGAAATAAATCCCAAATTACCTTTATTCAATAATGCTAAAAAATAAAAAAAATAAAGAATTACTAAAATATATTTTTGTAGGTTTATCAACGGTTCTTATTGATTTTCTTATCTACAAATTTTTAATAAAATTTATTGTTATTTATTTAGCCAAAACCATAAGCTTTTTATCTGGAACCTTTTTCTCATACCAATTAAATAGAACTTGGACTTTTAAATCAGGTAAAAAAACATTATCACAATTTATAAAATACCTAATTATTCACATAACTAGTTTGGTACTAAATGTATTTATAAATTCATTACTTCTTAATACATTTTCTAAGAATTATTTTTTGAGTTATGAAGTTTCTTTTTTAATAGCTACGCTATTATCAGCTATTTATAATTTTTTATTTATTAAATTTTTTATATTTAATAATACCAGAAATTAATATTAATCTTTGATTGAAGAACTTCACAATTAAAATAACATTAATTCAAGAAATTTTATTAATTTGAAAAAACTTTCTGTCATATTGCCTTGTTTTAATGAATCAAGAAATCTTCCTTATGTACTTGAGAAATTTGGCAAAGTTATAAATAGGGATGATATTGAATTAATTGTTGTAGATAATGGCTCTGAAGATAATACTCTGAAAATATTAGAAGAACTAATTCCAAAATACTCTTTCGCTAAACTTGAAAAAGTTAAAGTTAACAAAGGATATGGTTATGGAATTAAATCTGGTTTAAAGGTAGCGCAAGGAAAATATTTATCTTGGACACACGCTGATATGCAAACTGACCCCTATGATGTAATTAAAGCACTTAATTTAATTGAAACTTTTAGCTCAAGAGATAAATTATTTATTAAAGGGAAAAGAAAAGGAAGACCATGGAGTGATGAATTTTTTACAATAGGAATGTCTTTTTTTGAAAGCATTTTACTCTTAACACCTTTATGGGACATAAATGCTCAACCTAATATGTTCTCAAGAGAGTTATTTGATAATTTAAAATGTGCACCAGATGATTTTTCATTTGACTTGTTTTATTATTATTTGGCAGTTAAAAAAAACTATAAAATAATTCGTTTTGAAGTTAGTTTTAAGAAGAGATATTATGGGCAATCTAGTTGGAATTTTAATTGGTTATCAAAGATCAAGTTTATAGCAAGAACTGTTAAATTTACATTTAAACTTATTTTGAAGATCAATTTTAGTAATAAACTAAATTATAAGATTTAGGTTTGATCAATAGAAATAAAAAATGTTAGTTATACACCATAGAAGAAATACTATAAATTCATTAAAGGCTGTTAATTCCCACTTAGGAGTTGAGGTTGATATTAGAAGTTTTGGAAGTAAATTAATTATAAATCATGATCCTTTCAAAGAATCTATAAATTTTGAAGATTGGCTAATCCACTATAAACACAAATTATTAATTCTTAATGTCAAGGAAGAGGGTTTAGAGGAACCTTTAATTCTTTTGATGAAAAAGTATAAAATAAACAATTTCTTTTTTTTAGATCAATCATTCCCCTTTCTTATAAAAACAATCTTTATTGGAGAGAGAAGAACATCTATAAGGGTCTCTGAATATGAATCAATTGAAACTGCTCTAAAACTGAGTGGGAAAGCTGAATGGGTTTGGGTGGATTTTTTTAACTATTTTCCTCTTGATTATGAAAGTTTTTTAAAACTAAAAGAAGCAAGATTTAAACTTTGCCTTGTTTCTCCTGAACTTCAAGGGCATTCTTATAAAAAAGTTGATCATTTAAAAAATGAAATAAAAAAAATGAAAATTAATTTTGATGCAGTTTGTACTAAAAATCCAAATCTTTGGAATGGATGAATAACTTATGTTTATTAATGAAAATTTCACAAAAATTATATATTTATATAAAAAAATTACTTCAATAGCATCTTCTAATATTAGAGAAAAGCAGTTATTAAATGAAGTCCATAAATCTAAATTATTTAAATTTGGTTTAGTTATTAGATTATTGTTGATTATTTTTTGTATACCTTATATACAAAAAATTTGGTTTCTAGAATTTATAAATAACAGCCTAGAAAGTCTTTCCTTTAATCCTTGGCAAGCTCATTTAAACGCAGGAGGTGATATTAAAGCTTTTCCCTATGGATATATTATGTATTTGTTTTATCTACCTTTAACAACATTAGGATGGTTATTCGATAAATTATTGAACGTTGAATACTTTGCTCGATTTGGTTTTGCCATAACAACTCTAATTTTTGATTATGGAATCTTACTGGGTATTATTCGTCTTCTCAAAAATTATTCTTCAAAACTAATCCTCATTGCTTATTGGTGTTCTCCTGTAATTATTTATATTTTTTATTGGCATGGCCAAATTGATGCATTACCTGTTTTTTTCTTAATTTATGGTTTATCTTTCCTACAAAAGGAAAAAACGCATTTAGCTGGAATTTTTTTAGGGCTTGCTATATCTTCAAAATTTAGTATGCTCGCTTCAATACCTTTTATATTTATATATCTTATTAGAAACAAAAGATTAAAAAACAAATTCAATATTTTCTTTCCAAGCATTTTTATTACTTATTTTTTTACCATCTTACCTTTCATAAAATCTAATTCTTTCCAGTCTATGGTTCTAAAAAATTCTGAGACAGAGAAATTATTCAGTGTTTTTATAAGCTACGGATATGATTTAAAGTTATTCTTGTTGCCCACTGTATATTTTCTTTCTCTATATTTAGTTTGGCGTTTAGAAAGAATAAATCTTGATTTATTTTTAATTTCAATTGGGTTAGGATTTTTCTCTTTGTTATTATTTTTACCTCCTTCACCAGGGTGGTTTGCATGGATTATGCCTTTCTTGGTGTATTATCAACTTCGTTCAAAGGACCACTACTTATTATCAACCCTTCCATTTTTTTTCATATATCTTACATATAATTTACTCTATTCAACTGGTGCTGATATAGCTTTCTTTAATATTCCTTCAGACTTACCTTTGGCAAAACTTTTTGGATTAAATAACTCAAGATTAAAGTCTATTTTATTTACCGGATTACAAGCGACTGGATTAATAGTTTGCACTCGAATGTATCTTTTTGGGATAGTTAGAAATAATTATTATCGCGGATTTGGTGATAAATTAGCCATAGGAATAAGTGGATTTATACCCGATTATATTAACGATATATTTAAGTCGTTTGAGAATCTTTTCGGACCAAGATCAATATCTTTTTTGGAAGTTTCAGACTATAAAAAATCAAATAATAATAAACATTTACAAGCTTCAAAAAGTTTTTTAAATCCCAATTCTTATAATTTAAGTCGATTAACTAAAGACCTTTATTTATTAGCTGATGGAAAGTCAATTTGGCAAAACATAAACAATAGTAGAAGAAAAATTGATAGCTATGATTTTATATTCATTAATGGTATTCATAGTTTAACTGTCAAACGTTTAAGACAAAGACTTGATTTGAAGATTTTTTTTGAAGTTGATCAAGAACTCAATGACTACTTTTTTAAAAAAAATAAGAAAAATAGTATTTTGTCATTTAAATCTAAATCAGAAAAAAAAGAGTTTAATAATTATCAAGTTAGTCAATTTAAATATTCTGATCTTTCATTTAAAATTTCCCCTGTAAATTCAAATTTATTAAAAAGTAAAGAAGAAATAGTAATTCCTAAATTAAAACTATTTGTAAAAATGGCTAACGGTTTTTTTCATGAAGAACTTATTAGAAGTCTAATTAGTTTATGTGGTATGTATGTTGATATAGAACAAACTTCTTTTTCTGATGATGTTTATCTTTGCATTGAAGGCGAGGCAACAAAAGAAGATATAGCTCAAATAGCAAATATATTAATACCTAATCTCGAAGATCTTTTGATATGTAATCCATTATGGGAAAATGGTTATAGAGGATTAATTCAATTAATAATATTAGTTCACATTTCAAACTTATTGTATAGATCAAGTTCATCAAAAAATTATGTTTAAAAAAGTCAATTCAACAAAAAATCTATATAAACCGGATGCAGTTATTTTTGATACTGATAATACACTTTATGAATATGCTCCAGCAAATGAAAAAGCAGAGAAGGCCGTCGAAAGAAAAGTAAACGCTCTTCTTGGTGTCAATTCAAAGCTATATCGCACTACTTACGCACAATCAAAAAAGGAGATAAAAAAGCAATTAGGCATGACTGCGAGCAGTCATAGTAGGCTTTTGTATTACCAAAGATTTTTAGAAATCTTAGGATTCAAGGCTCAATTAATGACAGCACTTGACTTAGAACAAACTTTTTGGAGAACATTTCTTGCTAATGCACCTCTTTTCCCAGGAGTAACTCAATTACTTGATTATCTGCGCTCCAAAAATATATTAATAGCCATAGTGACGGATTTAACTTCTCATATACAAATGCGGAAAATGACTTATTTTAATCTAGAGGAAACCTTTGATGCTTTTGTGACGTCTGAAGAAATTGGTGCTGATAAACCAGACTATAGAAATTTTGAGTTAGTGTTAAATAAATTAGGCCTTACAAAGAATAATAATATTTGGATGGTTGGAGATAATCCCTACACAGACATAATTGGCGCTAGAAGTATAGGAGCAACAACATTTCAAAAAATAAATAATTTAGAAAAAATTGGAGAAGGCAAATATATGCCAGATTTCGTATTTAGTAATTTTGAGGAATTTTACAATAACATTATAAATTTAATTAATTAAAATAATATATTTTCGTTATATACATTTCTGATTTAAACAAGAACTCTTGGAGCTGAGATTTTTTATCCTCAATTTTCAAGCCAAAACAACAAGAGATCTTACAAATAAAAATCAAATACTATCAATTTTTATCAAAAAACTATTAATAAATTTTTAAAATATTTTCCTTTTTTCGAATTAAAAATTTCTGAAATTTAAAATTTCAAGAATTACTTTCTAAATAATTTTATTAAATTAGAAAGTCTTTTAATTAAACCAACCTTTTTTCTTTTCTTTAACTTTTGGTGAAGTCTGAATCTTAGGCGCTTCATCTACTCTACCTTTAATAATCATTAAGGGGACAATTGCCCATAGTGCTAAAAATAATATCCAGAAGAGGTAAATGTTCATAGTATTAAAAATTAATAAATTTATACTAAGGTTAATTAATTAAAATCCGTGGCTTTCTTTTTAAAGTACTAATTAAATCTATAATCAAATTTTTTTTTTTAATAAATTTAAAAAATTTGCACTCAGCAAAACCACTGCTTTGCTTCAGGATTTTCAGAGTGCATATTCATAATGACATGATAAAAACTTTTTCGTGAATCTTTTAAATGAATCTAATTTGTATCTACAATTTATTTACCAAAGTTACTTACAAATGAAAAAATGTGATTTATGTCTTAAGGCAGATAAAACTCATTACAGAGTTAAATCTTTAATTCAAACTGATTGGATTTTTTGTTGCAAAGAATGTTGGAATCAAATTTCTAAACATAAGAATTATTCTTATGGTGGCACTAGAAAGTCAAAATGATAATTTTTCTTGAAAAAGGATTTTAATTTTTTAAAAAAATTCGTTAATTTCTTTTTTTATTGATTTATATTCTAAATTAATATCTTTAATAAATTCATCTACTTCTTTTTTTATATTTTTATATTCATTTATTTTTTGTTTGCTTTTCTTATAAAAAATCGATTCAAATTGTCCTGGACTTGTCACCTCAATCCAATATCCTGCTAGACAATAAATTTGGTTTGGGACAAAAGTTACAATAAATAATTTTTTGGAATTTTTATATTGATCAATTATCTTATTAGCTAATTTACCTTTAGTTTTGTTAGTCCCAAATATAGTAATATCTTTTGCTAAAGGCTTAAAATTCTTCAATAGATTCTTACTTTTTTCTACTGAATTTCTAGAAATTATTTTTTCTAGAGAAAAACAATAATTGAAAAAGTTTGTATTTTCTTTTTTTGAAGGATATATAGTTATGAAAGAACTAAAAACTAAAAAAGAAGTTAAGAGTAATTTATTAAACATTTTTAATTTAAGCTAAATTTATTATTACAGGAAAAATAAAAAAGATAATTCATAAATAACTCTTAATTTCCCTTAAAAGGTTCATATTAATTGAGCGAACCCTTTTTAAAAAATTTTACAAGTATTTCGGACTAATTAAGAATTTATCAAAAGAATAAATTTTTTCTTATATTTAGATTATGAAAAATTCTTTTTTGAAACATAAAAGATTCAAATCTTTTTTAGATTTTTTTTCAAGAGTATCAATTGCAGCAATATTTATTTCAGCCATACCGGGAAAAATAAATGATTTTGAAAAAACAGTTGAATATATTGCTTCAAAAGGTATTTCTGAGCCAATTTCATCTGTTCTTCTAGTGGGAGCAATTATATGTCTTATCTTGGGTTCTGGATTTTTTATATTTGGAGAAAAACAAAAAATCGGTTCTGTTTTTTTATTACTATTTATTATTCCAACAACAATAATTTTTCATGTATTCCCTTTCCATCAAAGAGCAGTATTTATGAATCTCGGATTAATAGGTGGATTAATTATTGCTGCAATAAGAGAACCAAAATAAATAACTTAATAAGGAAACCTAAATTTTTTTATTTTTTCTCTCTTAATTCTGGAAAGCAATTCGTAATATGAATTAATTCATAAACCTCTTTGCTATCGTATTTTTTATTAGGAACTCCACTTCCTACCTCTATACCTCTCTCTTTCATCTTCTTTAATATCAATTCTTGTCTTTGCATACTAGACAAAGACTTAAATCTTTTAATTCGTTCTTTTTTATTCACTAGATCTTAATTTATTTAAACTTTATTGTTAATTTTATATCAATTAGCGATTCATTAAATAAGTAAGAAAGCCAGTAAATGTAAGTAATTTAAATCCAATAAATAAAGGCAAATATTTTTTGACCTTTTTGCCAACGGGCAATAATTTGTTTAATGAATTGATCATGATTTACATTAAAATATAATTATTTTGAACATCCTAACGAATTTTTTTTAGAATCATCCCATTTCGATTTGTATATTTTAAACAGTAGTTCTAAAATAGAAGGATTACGTCCTTTTTTTTATGAATGATAAAGAAACAATAATTTCATTATTAAATGAGTTTGCTAATCCAAAAAAAATGGCCTCATTTTTTGTTAATAATGCGACTCCAGATTTTTTATTCATAAGACCGAGTGGTAATCCTATTGATGCAAAAGGGTTCGAACAAATGATTACTGATGAAATTGTTCAAGAAAAGGCAGAAATAACTAAAATTCACCGATTCGAATTTTTAAGCGAAAATACAGTAATGTGCATTTTTACACTAGGTTCAAAATTTACTTATAAAGGGACACCTAATGATGACTTGCCAACAGTTACTTCAATTTTTAAAAAAGTAAATAATCTTTGGAAGATTCACTGGATGCAAAGATCTACAGGAAATTCGGATTTATCTTTATGGGATTAGCAAAGTTAATATCACTTTTAATGGTGCTACTACTTGTAGGAAGTTCTTTTGTTGGTTTAATTTTGTATTTTATTAAGTAGATCAAATAAATAATACCCAGTAACTATTTCTTGTTTTAGAAAACAATTGCTTCTTTAATGCTAAGTAATTTGATTTTCAGGTAAAAATAAAAACTTTAGACAGACTAACGCCTATATCAAAAGCCAATAAAGCAATTAGTAACTTACTCATTTTTTAGAACTCTCAACTATTTTTTTGTAAAGTTCCTCAGAAATAGGTTGCATAACTTTTTAAAAATCTAATTACAAATTAATTATTTTAAAATTAATTTCTCGTTACTAAATATACGAATATATGAATTTTTAAATAGGCAAAAAATATATTCACTATAAGTTCTTCTTATAAAGTATTAATAAATACTTAATCCAAAAATGTCAATAAATGTCCAAACTTTTTTAAAAAAGAAATTAGAAATCTTATTTCAAGTAAATAGATCCCATATAAGTAAGCTTTATAATCTTTTCTTCTTGTTTTCTACAATATACGAAAGACTTTCCATTGAAATACATGTTTACCATGATGCAGCTCCTGATCTTGCTCAAGTCCCCGTCCTATGGCTTGAGTCGTACTGCGGTCTATCAGATGGTAGATCGGACGATTTTGTAGTATTCACTACAATCTATTTATAAAGTATTTATACTTAGCTGTCAACAATTAATAAAAACCAAACTTCAATTTAATAGTAGATTCGGCTCTCATAAACTCCCGAACAAGAATATAGAACATATAACTACGAGTAATTCCCATAAAAACTGAAACAAATGCCAGAACTACGCAAATAGGGCAATGTGGAAATCCCATTACTTATTTTCCAATATAAATTTCAATTCAGTCTCTGCATTAAGAATATCGATTCTACTCTTAATCAGTTTAAAAAATTTAATTATTTTTTTCAAAATTAAACCTTCTTTAAGCATCAATAATAATATTATTTAAGAATGAATATATCAATGAGCAAAAATACTGAAGTCATTGATATAACAAAAGTTTCGTAACAAATTCATATAATAAAAACACCAACATATGCTCAGATACTCTTGATCAATTAGCTTATTCAGAGTCAAATATAAAAATTGGTGATCTAGTTACCTTGCGGTGCTATTTTTCTTTTGCTAAAAAATTGAGCGGGCTAAAGTCCAATGCTCCACGAGGATTAGTCCGCTGCCTAAAGCCGGAGAGTACAAATTTTTCTTAATTAATATGCAACTATGCTTTATAAGGTAAATATCTTGATTGCGTAATAAATTTATTTTGTATATTGCTATTACAAAAATGATGAGTTTATTTAAATTAGTTACTAAATCCTCGTGGAGAAAGCTTTAGTAAATTTCTTTTACTGGTTACTGATAAGATCAGCCGAATCTCATTATGGAGAATCATTTGTATCTGTAGAAGTTCCATCTAATTCAATCAAAAGTTTTTTTTAGATTTAAATATTTAAATTCATAGCTTTCTGAGAATTGAATAACTAATTTGAGTTAAGTTGGTTAATTATCTCTATTGCAGATAAACATAAGGTTGTTAATCTTACACTTAAATAAGAAACTTAATTTCTTAAACTGATGCAATTTGATCATTTAAATTTCAAAGAATATGATGGCCTCATGTCTATAGAAGATTTAAGGGCTTTACGTCTTCGAAAAAAGAAAATTGAAAGTGATAAGAAAGCTAGAAAGTATATCTTGGATATAAATCAAAGATATAGAAAAATGAGTAACCGCAAAAGTAGTAACTTTTTAAGGAATATGAACCCTTTTAAAAAGGCCGCATAAATTGTTAATCTTGATGTTGTTAATTTGTTTAACTTTGCAACTTTCAGAGTAAGATTTTAATGGTGTTTCTTTGGAAGAGTTTCACCAAGAGGGGTCAATTTTTGGCCCCTTCTTTGCGGAGATATTTTTTAATTGAAACTCGTTATAAAATTAAAGTAATACTTTCCTAGAAAGCGAAAGTGATGTAAATCTTTTGTTTAAAGTTTTTTATTACCACTTAATGAAAACTCTATATCTTCAAATAAATCCTCTTTTTAAAAAAAACAAAAATTTTAGCTTATGGACCATTTCCCTTAATTTATTGAATTTTTTCATTTGCGATTTTTAATGGCTTCTCCTACAAGTTGGGAATTCTACAAAGAAGTTGAAACTAAGATTCTATGGGTCAATATTTGTACCCAAAATTTAGAAGGTGTAGCTA
This region of Prochlorococcus sp. MIT 0604 genomic DNA includes:
- a CDS encoding GtrA family protein; amino-acid sequence: MLKNKKNKELLKYIFVGLSTVLIDFLIYKFLIKFIVIYLAKTISFLSGTFFSYQLNRTWTFKSGKKTLSQFIKYLIIHITSLVLNVFINSLLLNTFSKNYFLSYEVSFLIATLLSAIYNFLFIKFFIFNNTRN
- a CDS encoding glycosyltransferase family 2 protein, whose product is MKKLSVILPCFNESRNLPYVLEKFGKVINRDDIELIVVDNGSEDNTLKILEELIPKYSFAKLEKVKVNKGYGYGIKSGLKVAQGKYLSWTHADMQTDPYDVIKALNLIETFSSRDKLFIKGKRKGRPWSDEFFTIGMSFFESILLLTPLWDINAQPNMFSRELFDNLKCAPDDFSFDLFYYYLAVKKNYKIIRFEVSFKKRYYGQSSWNFNWLSKIKFIARTVKFTFKLILKINFSNKLNYKI
- a CDS encoding phosphatidylinositol-specific phospholipase C/glycerophosphodiester phosphodiesterase family protein, whose product is MLVIHHRRNTINSLKAVNSHLGVEVDIRSFGSKLIINHDPFKESINFEDWLIHYKHKLLILNVKEEGLEEPLILLMKKYKINNFFFLDQSFPFLIKTIFIGERRTSIRVSEYESIETALKLSGKAEWVWVDFFNYFPLDYESFLKLKEARFKLCLVSPELQGHSYKKVDHLKNEIKKMKINFDAVCTKNPNLWNG
- a CDS encoding HAD family hydrolase, giving the protein MFKKVNSTKNLYKPDAVIFDTDNTLYEYAPANEKAEKAVERKVNALLGVNSKLYRTTYAQSKKEIKKQLGMTASSHSRLLYYQRFLEILGFKAQLMTALDLEQTFWRTFLANAPLFPGVTQLLDYLRSKNILIAIVTDLTSHIQMRKMTYFNLEETFDAFVTSEEIGADKPDYRNFELVLNKLGLTKNNNIWMVGDNPYTDIIGARSIGATTFQKINNLEKIGEGKYMPDFVFSNFEEFYNNIINLIN
- a CDS encoding DoxX family protein — its product is MKNSFLKHKRFKSFLDFFSRVSIAAIFISAIPGKINDFEKTVEYIASKGISEPISSVLLVGAIICLILGSGFFIFGEKQKIGSVFLLLFIIPTTIIFHVFPFHQRAVFMNLGLIGGLIIAAIREPK
- a CDS encoding DUF3804 family protein gives rise to the protein MNDKETIISLLNEFANPKKMASFFVNNATPDFLFIRPSGNPIDAKGFEQMITDEIVQEKAEITKIHRFEFLSENTVMCIFTLGSKFTYKGTPNDDLPTVTSIFKKVNNLWKIHWMQRSTGNSDLSLWD